In Kaistella sp. 97-N-M2, the sequence TCTCCAGTTTTTTAATGCGCTCAAAAACGGCGGTGACGGACAAATTTAATTCCTGCGCCAGCTGTTTCGTGGTTTTCTTCGCATCGGTCTGCAGTAAAATCAATAATTTTTTGTCTTTCTCGTCGATCATGAATGAAATATTTTCGGATGAAACCGGTATTATTCCTCAAATATAAATTTAAAATCCAAAGTTATCCACCTTTATAAATTTTATTTCTAAATTTTTCGACATCCGTTGTTTTTTAATCTGGAAATCAGTTCATTTATCAAAACAAAAAAAACTATGGAAAAATTTGATGCGGCCAATAATATTCAGGATCTGCAGTATTTCGGGGAGTTTGGCGGAGTAAATCCTTCCATTTCCGACAGTTCCACCTACACTTTTCTCTCGGCGAAAACGATGTTCGACACGTTCGAAGGAAATACGGAGGGCTGTTACTTGTACTCGCGGCATTCCTCGCCGAGTAATCTTTATCTGGGCGAAGCTTTGGCGCAAATGGAAGGCACAGAAAGCGCCAACGTTACCGCGTCGGGAATGGGAGCCATCACTTCTGCGCTGCTTCAACTGTGCAAAAGTGGCGATCATCTTATTTCCAGCCGAACCATTTACGGAGGGACGTACGCCTTTATGAAAAATTTTCTGCCCGGATTTCAAATTAAAACTTCCTTCGTGGATATTACGGATCTGAACAGTGTGGAAAACGCCCTCACGGAGCAAACAAAAGTCCTCTTTTGCGAAACCGTGAGCAATCCTCTTTTGGAAATTGCCGATCTGCGGGAACTCGCGAAACTGGCGAAAAAACACAATATTAAACTGATCGTCGACAATACTTTTTCTCCGCTTTCCGTTTCGCCCCAAACTTTGGGCACCGATATTACGATCCACAGTTTAACGAAATTCATCAATGGCAGCAGCGATGCCGTGGCGGGTGTTGTTTGTGCGTCGTCGGAATTTATTAACGACCTGAAAGATGTGAATTCAGGTGCGTGTATGCTGCTGGGTCCGACTTTAGACAGTTTCCGGGCGGCAAGCATTTTGAAAAATTTAAGAACGCTTCACATCCGAATAAAAAAACACAGCGAAAATGCGCAGTATTTGGCGGAGAAATTTGAGGAAGATGGCTTGATCGTGAAATATCCGGGACTAAAAAGTCATAAACAGCACAATCTTTTTAAAAGCATGATGAATGTTGAATACGGTTTTGGCGGGTTGATGACGCTGGACGTGAAAACGGTGGAAAAAGCCAACGAGTTGATGGAATTAATGCAGCGGGAAAATCTCGGTTATCTTGCGGTGAGTCTGGGCTTTTATAAAACGTTATTTTCCGCGTCCGGAAGTTCTACTTCTTCGGAAATTCCGGAAGAAGAGCAAAAAGAAATGGGTCTTTCGCCGGGCTTAATCCGCATGTCCATCGGTTTGGATCACGACATCAAACGAACGTACGAAAAAATGAAGTGGTGCATGCAGCAGGTAAATATTTTGTAAAAATATCCTCCAATTTTATGAATTAATTAATTGACTAAAAGGGCTTCATTACGAAGTCTTTTTATTTTTTATGATTGAATTATTCTGGTATGCGAAAAACCTTTTTCTTGATTGCGCCCTGTGAATATTCAAAGTTTACGGAGAAGGGGCAACGCGGAAACAGTTGCTCAAAAACCATTAAGAATTCAGGTAATTGCCATTTTTGCAAATAACTGTGCCCTAATCTTCATCAACCATATTCTAAAAACTGATTTGACCTATGCGTTTAGCAAACGATTTTATTGGTTAAAAATTAACTATTAAGAAATTAAGAAAAATTAAGGGGTCGAGATTTCTATGCATACAACTGCCGTGCACATTTCCGCCGCAACCATATTCTAAAAACTAATTTGATCTGTGGCATTTACAACCATTTTTTTCATCGTAAAAATAAAACATTAAGGAATTAAGAAAAATTAAGAAGTTCAAATTTCTATGCAAAAAACTGATGTGCACTTTTTTTGCCGCAACCGTATTCTAAAAACTAATATGACGATTTATTGGTTAAAAATTAACCATTAAGAAACTAAGGAAAAATTAAAACAATGTTTCCGTCTATCTCTACGAATCGAATTGGTTCGGATGCTTTTTCTCAATGTCTTTCACGGTTCCCAACACTTTATCTTTTAAAGAATTTTGATAAATATCCAATTTTTTAGAAATACTTTCATCTGAAGTTCCCAAAATTTTGGCGGCCAAAATCCCGGCGTTCGTCGCACCATTCAAAGCTACGGTAGCAACCGGAATTCCGGACGGCATCTGCAAAATTGAAAGCACCGAATCCCATCCGTCGATGGAATTGGAAGATAATATCGGTACGCCAATCACAGGCAGAGTGGTACAGCTTGCGACCATTCCCGGCAGATGTGCGGCGCCGCCGGCGCCGGCGATGATCACTTTTAAACCGCGGTCTTTTGCAGATTTCGCGTATTCGAACATGCGTTCCGGCGTGCGGTGCGCGGAAACTACTGTCAGTTCGTAAGGAATTTCGAGTGATTTCAGAAAATCCGCTGCCTGTTCCATTATTGTCAGATCGCTTTGACTGCCCATGATAATTCCGACCATTGATTTGTAAGTTTAAGGTTTTTTTTGAAGGTTTAAAGTTAAGAAATTTGGAAACAGCCGTTGAAACATTTTTAAATCTGCGAAATCTTTAATTTGGGCGGGAGCAATATCATTTAAAGTCTGGAAGAAAATGGTTGCGCTCGCAGAGGCAGATGACGCAGATCTTTGTGAAACGTCCGATTTTACTTGCTCGCATTTATAAACAACGGTTCGGCGTTTCCAGATCCAACATCACATTACAAAAAAATCCGCGGCAATCCGCAAAATCTGCGGGTACCTAAAAACCTACTTTAATATCGAATTCCCCACCCAAAACCCCGTACTGAAACACGCCTGCAACAAATAACCGCCCGTTGGTGCTTCCCAGTCCATCATTTCGCCGGCACAATAAACATTCGGAAACTTCATCAGTTCCAGGTTCGACGTAAGTTCCGAAAATGAAACGCCGCCCGCCGTCGAAATAACTTCGTCGATTGGTCTAAAACTTAAAATTTCAACCGGAAACTTTTTAATCAGTTTCGACAAAATATTTATGTCGGTGTACGTTTCTTTATCCAACGTTTTCAAAAGATGAAGCGCCGTTGTGGAGAGTTTCAGTTTCCTCTTTAAAGTTGAACTTATTTTTTCCGGACCCTGCAAGGCTGATAAAATCTCGCTTTCCGAGAGATTAGGTTTAAGATCAAGATGAAGCCTCAGCGGAAAATCATGTTTGCGCGTAAAACGGTTTAAGTAATAAATCGGGCTGCCTTCAATGCCATATTTCGTAAAAACAATCTCCCCAACTTTATGGTGATTTCCAAAAGAAACCCGAATATTCTTCAAATACTGACCCTGTAACTGGTGTAGATTTGAAGCCGTGTTGTACCCGGAATTGGCAGATTGCAGCGGCGTAATATCAATGCCTTTTGCAGTCAAAGTTTCTACCCATTTTGCGTCGGAACCGGTTTTCTGCCAGGAACCGCCACCCATGGCCAAAATTAATTTTGAATACGGAACACCAATTTTTTCTTCGGATTTTTTAAAATAAACGAAGGATGCGTCAAAACCGACAAACGTGTTTTCATAATGAACGGCGACTCCAAGTTGTTCCAGCCGATCTAACCAGGCTTTCAGCACCTGAATCGGTTTGAAATTTTTTGTCGGGAAAATTTTACCCGAACTCCCAACGTACGTCGAAATCCCTAAATCACCCAGCCACTGGACGACTCTTTCATTATCGAATTCGCGCACCATCTTTTGGATCTCCGCAGACTCATATTTTTCTAAAAAAGCTTCCGGTTCCTCGCTGTGCGTGAGATTGAATCCGCCATTCCCGGCGACCAGAAACTTTCGTGCGGCGGCTTTATTTTGCTCATAAACATGAACTTTAAAACCTCTTTCGGCTAAAATTTGCGCCGCCATTAATCCGGCCGGACCGGCGCCCACGATAATGATTTGTTCTTCGTTCATGATGCGTGCAAAAGTACGGCTTTGTTCTGGAAGAAATTGAGATGTGGAATTTAGGATTTCCAGGTTTTAAAAGGTTGCATCGTCAAGTTTGAATTATAGTAGCGCTCTTCACCTGTCACCTCACGGGCGATCCAGTCCGGAAGTACTACGGTTTCGTCTTCGCTTTCCAGTTCAATTTCCGCGATAATCAGGCCTTCGTTCTGCCCTAAAAACGAATCGATTTCCCACACTTTGCCTTCCAACAAAATGGTATAGCGAATCTTTGAAAGTTCAGCCACCGAAAAGTCATCCAAAAGTTCTTTGGCTTCCGCGAAAGGGATCTCATATTCAAATTCTTTCCTCGCCGCACCAACCGAAATTCCTTTGATGGTTAAAAATCCTTTCTCCGGTGTTTGCCGCACGCGAATGGTTTTAGTGGGATCGGTCAGCAAATATCCCTGTCGGAAAAGTTCGCCGGCCGGCTTCGGCACTTGCTGCCATTTGGATTGGTGGACTAAAAATTTTCTTTCTATTTCGAGCGGCATTTGGCGTTTTTTAATGAATATTATTTGGGTGCAAACAGGCCATTTCAGTCAAATCGACACGTCGCAGGGAGGCGCAAATATAGGGACAAATTGTTTGCTGGAATTCCAAAGAAAAAAAATTCGCGGTACTTCGACAGTTAGTTTCACCAAGGTTTAAATGTTTTTGGGCGCCTTCATCCAGCTTCCACTCCCGTTTTTTTCTGCCCGCGCATTGCCGACGCAAGAAAAAGAACTCCGTTCAAGCTGGGGCGCAACGAGGTTTTTATTCCACAGTTTCAGCTCTTATTAAAATATTTCACAAAAAAAAACTTTTGCAGTTCTTATTTTCATTTCTGCCAATTCCGTTTTACATCGTAACTTTGCCCAATGGAAATTTTAGACATTCTCATCATCGGTGCCGGACCCATCGGTTTAAACTGTGCCCTCGAAGCCGAAAAACACAACCTCACTTATTTGATCATAGAAAAAGGAACCATTGTCAATTCCCTCTACAATTATCCTTTGTACATGCGGTTTTTTTCCACAGCAGAGAAACTCGAAATTGCCGAAATTCCTTTCATCTCCACGGCGCCCAAACCCGGCCGGCAGGAAGCGCTGGAATATTATCAGGGCATCACACGCCAAAAAAACCTGAACATCAATCTGTACGAAACGGTTTTGAACGTCACCAAAACCAATGGTGTTTTCCACGTGCAAACCTCAAAGTCTGCGTACGCTGCAAAAAACGTAATAATCGCGACGGGATTTTACGACATCCCGAACATGATGAATATTCCGGGCGAGCAGCTGTCAAAAGTAAAACATTATTATACAGAACCTTATCCATACGCAAAACAGAAAATCGTCGTGGTCGGCTCCAGCAATTCTGCCGTTGATGCAGCGCTGGAAACTTACCGAAAAGGCGCCGACGTCACCATGATCATCCGTCACGGCGAAATCTCAAAAAGCGTAAAATATTGGGTAAAACCCGACATCGAAAACCGGATTTTGGAAGGAAGCATCAACGCACATTTCAATTCTGAACTGGTGGAAATTACCGAAAATTCGGTTATTTTTAAAGATGAAAACGGTAATACACAGGAAATAGAAAACGATTTTGTTCTGGCGATGACGGGTTATCTGCCCGATTTCGCTTTTCTGACGAAGATTGGAATCGATCTGCAGGGCGAATGTTTAAATCCTTTTTACGATCCCGAAACTATGGAGACCAACGTTCCCAATCTGTATTTGGCAGGCGTTGTTTGCGGGGGGAAAGACACGCATCTTTGGTTCATCGAAAACTCCAGAATTCATGCGGAAATCATTGTGAGGAACATCGTCAGTGCAGATACTTAGAAACCATTTTGAAATTTTATTGAATTAACCATAAGGTTGTTGAAGGAAAAGGAATTAAGATTTCCTTCGGAAATTTTTTACTGCAAACTTTGTGCACTGTAACTCCTAAAGAATCGTAAAAGCTCATGTGACTAATGTGTCAAGAAACCTTTTGTGACTTTGTGGTTATATTAACCATTAAGGTGGATGAAGGAATGAAGGGAATTAAGATTTCCTTCGGAAATTGTTTCTGCAAACTTTGTGCACTTTTAACCACAAAAGAATCGCAAAAGCTCATGTGACTAATGAGTCAAGAAACTTTGTCACTTTTGTGGTTAAAAACTAAAACTCGGCTCTTAATCCAAAGTGAAAGTTCCGTTTAGCCGCCGGATTATAAAACCGGTTCCCAAAAGCATTTATGTCGTAGCCCAAAACATACTCGCTGTTGTACAGATTCTGAATTTGAAACTGCAAATACAATTTAGTTTTTTCAACAAAAACCGGATACCGAAGCTGAAGACTTCCAATCAAACTCGAGTCAGACCAAACAGAGTTGCTGTCATTTAAAGGCATTTTCGATGTATAAAAGTGGGAATAATCTACCGATAAATTTTTAAAGAAAACAAAATTCACTAAGCTGTTCAAAGTGGTCGCCGGCACGCCCGTTAGGTCATTGCCCGAAAAATCATTTTCATCCTGGCGATAATCCTCGAATTTAAACCGATAAAAACTGCCGGAAAATCTGGCTTTAAACCCGTTGAAAAAAGCCGTATTTACCACGAAGAATTTCGATTCCAAAAGAACCTCCAAACCCTTTTGCACAGTACTTCCCTGATTGACAAAAAATTCCGCGCCGCTCTCGTTTTGCCGCCTCACGATGGCATCTTTCAACCGAAAATCGAAATAAGTCGCTTCCGCAAAAACGGCGCTGCCAAACTGTTTTCTGAGGCCGATCTCCTTGTTCCAGCCGTACTCTGGGACCAAATTCACATTAAATTGCTGCGTCGACGAACGGATTTCTTCATTCGTGGGTGCGGAATTTCCTTTGCCTATTTTCCCGCGAACTGAAAAATCTTTTGCAATCAAATACGTCAGGCCAAAATTCGGGAGGAATTGATCTTTAAACCTCACATTTCCACTTTGGCTGACCGGAAAAAGGTTTTCCCACTGGTAGGAATTGGAATTTAAGCTGACGGAAATATCGCTGAACAGTTTTTCCTGCCAGTTCAATTTTTGAGACAAAAAGAAAAAGCCGGAATTGTTTTTAAGGTGATCAAAATTCTGCGGATCGCCTTGAATTCCTTTATTGTTATCGAAATTCCTGATTGAAATATCATTTGTCCCGCCTTCAAAACCGGCGCGCCATTCGGCATCAAAATTATTCCAGGTTTGCTGGTAGTTGAGATGCGTTCTCAGCGCATAATTATTTTCAAAACGATTTTCAAAATTCGTGATAAATGGATTTTCGAAATCAACATACGACCCCTGAACCAAAAGAAAATGAGAAAAATGCTTCGTAATTTTAAGATCGTGAGACAAGCCGGCCAAAATCATTTTATTGCGGATTCCGGCGGACTGTTCAACGGCGCCGGGAAGTGTTTTTGTCGCGGGACGCCCCTGTTTCCGGTCTGCCTGCATTTGCTCCAAAGTCAGGCCGCCCGGCGTTTCGTAGGCTAAATCCGCAAGCAAAATCATCGCCTTTAAAGACGCACTTTTCGCGTAGTGAAATTCATCTTTCAGAAAAATTTCTTTACGTTGTACCGCCGACTGGTCGCGGTAAGAATCGGTTTGATAGTAATTCTGGAAAAGCTGAAAAAAATGTTTACCGAACTGCCTCGAAAAATCTACACTTTGGTTGAACGTGCCATAACTTCCGACCGCAATGTGGGCAGATAAATTTTCGGAGTTTCGTGTTTTTAAAAGCAGCGTTCCGCCCGTAACTGCGCCAAAATCGCCACTTTCCGGGCCTTTATAAATCTCAATGCGGTTGATGAGTTCCGGGGAAATTACGTTGAAATACGTATTTCCGGAAGCATCGGACAAAATAAAATCGTCCAGATAAACCTTAACATTTCGCACACCGAAAGGCGACCGCAACGAACTTCCGCGCACCGCGATGCGGTAACTT encodes:
- a CDS encoding aminotransferase class I/II-fold pyridoxal phosphate-dependent enzyme, which gives rise to MEKFDAANNIQDLQYFGEFGGVNPSISDSSTYTFLSAKTMFDTFEGNTEGCYLYSRHSSPSNLYLGEALAQMEGTESANVTASGMGAITSALLQLCKSGDHLISSRTIYGGTYAFMKNFLPGFQIKTSFVDITDLNSVENALTEQTKVLFCETVSNPLLEIADLRELAKLAKKHNIKLIVDNTFSPLSVSPQTLGTDITIHSLTKFINGSSDAVAGVVCASSEFINDLKDVNSGACMLLGPTLDSFRAASILKNLRTLHIRIKKHSENAQYLAEKFEEDGLIVKYPGLKSHKQHNLFKSMMNVEYGFGGLMTLDVKTVEKANELMELMQRENLGYLAVSLGFYKTLFSASGSSTSSEIPEEEQKEMGLSPGLIRMSIGLDHDIKRTYEKMKWCMQQVNIL
- the purE gene encoding 5-(carboxyamino)imidazole ribonucleotide mutase is translated as MVGIIMGSQSDLTIMEQAADFLKSLEIPYELTVVSAHRTPERMFEYAKSAKDRGLKVIIAGAGGAAHLPGMVASCTTLPVIGVPILSSNSIDGWDSVLSILQMPSGIPVATVALNGATNAGILAAKILGTSDESISKKLDIYQNSLKDKVLGTVKDIEKKHPNQFDS
- a CDS encoding TIGR03862 family flavoprotein, which codes for MNEEQIIIVGAGPAGLMAAQILAERGFKVHVYEQNKAAARKFLVAGNGGFNLTHSEEPEAFLEKYESAEIQKMVREFDNERVVQWLGDLGISTYVGSSGKIFPTKNFKPIQVLKAWLDRLEQLGVAVHYENTFVGFDASFVYFKKSEEKIGVPYSKLILAMGGGSWQKTGSDAKWVETLTAKGIDITPLQSANSGYNTASNLHQLQGQYLKNIRVSFGNHHKVGEIVFTKYGIEGSPIYYLNRFTRKHDFPLRLHLDLKPNLSESEILSALQGPEKISSTLKRKLKLSTTALHLLKTLDKETYTDINILSKLIKKFPVEILSFRPIDEVISTAGGVSFSELTSNLELMKFPNVYCAGEMMDWEAPTGGYLLQACFSTGFWVGNSILK
- a CDS encoding CYTH domain-containing protein, with translation MPLEIERKFLVHQSKWQQVPKPAGELFRQGYLLTDPTKTIRVRQTPEKGFLTIKGISVGAARKEFEYEIPFAEAKELLDDFSVAELSKIRYTILLEGKVWEIDSFLGQNEGLIIAEIELESEDETVVLPDWIAREVTGEERYYNSNLTMQPFKTWKS
- a CDS encoding YpdA family putative bacillithiol disulfide reductase, which encodes MEILDILIIGAGPIGLNCALEAEKHNLTYLIIEKGTIVNSLYNYPLYMRFFSTAEKLEIAEIPFISTAPKPGRQEALEYYQGITRQKNLNINLYETVLNVTKTNGVFHVQTSKSAYAAKNVIIATGFYDIPNMMNIPGEQLSKVKHYYTEPYPYAKQKIVVVGSSNSAVDAALETYRKGADVTMIIRHGEISKSVKYWVKPDIENRILEGSINAHFNSELVEITENSVIFKDENGNTQEIENDFVLAMTGYLPDFAFLTKIGIDLQGECLNPFYDPETMETNVPNLYLAGVVCGGKDTHLWFIENSRIHAEIIVRNIVSADT
- a CDS encoding TonB-dependent receptor, which encodes MSFSIFLCAQEEDSAALISEVKIDAYKKPTSYISSTKSASVISPNLLKLNTAERLLESINQIAGSRMEERSPGSYRIAVRGSSLRSPFGVRNVKVYLDDFILSDASGNTYFNVISPELINRIEIYKGPESGDFGAVTGGTLLLKTRNSENLSAHIAVGSYGTFNQSVDFSRQFGKHFFQLFQNYYQTDSYRDQSAVQRKEIFLKDEFHYAKSASLKAMILLADLAYETPGGLTLEQMQADRKQGRPATKTLPGAVEQSAGIRNKMILAGLSHDLKITKHFSHFLLVQGSYVDFENPFITNFENRFENNYALRTHLNYQQTWNNFDAEWRAGFEGGTNDISIRNFDNNKGIQGDPQNFDHLKNNSGFFFLSQKLNWQEKLFSDISVSLNSNSYQWENLFPVSQSGNVRFKDQFLPNFGLTYLIAKDFSVRGKIGKGNSAPTNEEIRSSTQQFNVNLVPEYGWNKEIGLRKQFGSAVFAEATYFDFRLKDAIVRRQNESGAEFFVNQGSTVQKGLEVLLESKFFVVNTAFFNGFKARFSGSFYRFKFEDYRQDENDFSGNDLTGVPATTLNSLVNFVFFKNLSVDYSHFYTSKMPLNDSNSVWSDSSLIGSLQLRYPVFVEKTKLYLQFQIQNLYNSEYVLGYDINAFGNRFYNPAAKRNFHFGLRAEF